A section of the Paenibacillus odorifer genome encodes:
- a CDS encoding carbohydrate ABC transporter permease yields the protein MTTTHNRRWPKVVLQLAFLIFAVIQLYPLVWLVFSSFKTNLEITGSNVMGLPNEWRWANYDYALFKANIARNFLNSLMYTTVTVIISALLSAMVSFAVARMKWKLNNVVLTFFMLGLMIPVHATLLPVFQMLKMTSLLNTPWALIIPYTVSALPTTIFIMIGFFRALPGELEEASVVDGCNIYQVFFRIMLPLVKPAIVTTSIFTFLSAWNELMFANTFINDPDLATITVAINSFKSAYATEFGPMFAGMVVATLPMIIIYLFLSNQVQKSIIAGAVKG from the coding sequence ATGACAACAACACATAACCGCCGCTGGCCAAAGGTTGTTTTGCAGCTTGCGTTTCTAATCTTCGCCGTTATTCAATTGTATCCGCTCGTGTGGCTTGTATTTTCATCCTTTAAAACAAACTTAGAAATTACAGGCTCAAATGTGATGGGCTTGCCTAATGAGTGGCGGTGGGCGAATTACGACTACGCACTTTTTAAGGCGAATATCGCACGTAACTTTTTGAACAGCCTTATGTATACAACGGTAACTGTCATTATTTCTGCTCTGTTATCGGCAATGGTTTCTTTTGCTGTCGCAAGAATGAAGTGGAAGCTTAATAATGTGGTGCTTACTTTCTTTATGCTGGGATTGATGATCCCCGTACATGCTACGCTGCTACCTGTCTTTCAGATGTTAAAAATGACAAGTTTGCTGAATACACCGTGGGCTTTAATCATTCCTTATACCGTTAGTGCACTTCCTACTACAATCTTTATCATGATTGGTTTTTTTAGAGCGCTGCCAGGGGAGTTGGAAGAAGCCAGCGTTGTAGACGGCTGCAATATTTATCAGGTTTTTTTCCGTATTATGCTTCCGCTTGTAAAGCCGGCTATCGTAACCACTTCCATCTTTACTTTTTTATCCGCTTGGAACGAACTGATGTTTGCTAATACGTTCATTAATGATCCTGACTTAGCAACAATTACCGTCGCCATCAATTCGTTTAAAAGTGCCTATGCCACAGAATTCGGACCTATGTTCGCAGGAATGGTTGTGGCTACACTACCCATGATCATTATCTACTTGTTCCTAAGTAACCAAGTCCAAAAAAGCATTATTGCCGGGGCAGTTAAGGGCTAA
- a CDS encoding formylglycine-generating enzyme family protein, whose amino-acid sequence MVAIPGGEIELRDDRIKRRWKAEIKPFLLAPYPVTVDLYNAIINNSSHGDLKPVVNISWFEAISFCNLLSQKAGFIEAYTIGEDGKLITWDKETNGYRLSTEAEWQYACKAGTSGYQYGELDKIAWYNENSGGELHEIGQKEPNAWGLYDMLGNVWEWCWDLYDEQVYGSYRIFRGGSWAEEDRGCGATCRRRSHPTFSVDDLGFRLARSY is encoded by the coding sequence ATGGTTGCAATTCCAGGGGGAGAAATAGAATTAAGAGACGATCGGATAAAGCGTAGATGGAAAGCAGAAATCAAACCGTTTCTTCTTGCACCTTATCCTGTAACTGTGGATCTATACAATGCTATAATTAATAACTCATCTCATGGAGATCTAAAACCGGTTGTGAATATTTCATGGTTTGAAGCCATCTCTTTTTGCAATCTGCTTTCCCAGAAAGCTGGATTTATAGAAGCTTATACTATAGGTGAAGATGGTAAACTCATTACTTGGGATAAGGAAACAAACGGATATCGACTTTCAACAGAAGCAGAGTGGCAATATGCATGTAAAGCAGGAACTTCCGGTTATCAATATGGAGAACTGGATAAAATTGCTTGGTATAATGAAAATTCAGGTGGCGAACTCCACGAAATAGGACAAAAGGAACCCAATGCTTGGGGACTTTATGATATGTTAGGAAATGTATGGGAATGGTGCTGGGATTTATATGATGAACAAGTGTATGGCTCCTATCGAATTTTTCGGGGAGGCAGCTGGGCAGAAGAGGACAGAGGATGTGGAGCCACATGCCGCCGTCGTAGTCATCCAACATTTAGCGTAGATGATCTTGGCTTCCGTCTTGCCCGGTCTTATTAA
- a CDS encoding cache domain-containing sensor histidine kinase, translated as MRFARIRSQIVFYYLALLVVSMIASGIMYQRINEKFTEEKVGEVSLQTLNAMNSGIESLLDSTNNYSKMIVSNNTVQEILGSDLAGNDIGILTYKLEVALSDFMLAEPSISSVYLFDNAGRKFAIDLQSAKPIRTDGIESAEWYSEAVALDGKAIWRKNAGGIFNFETKEPQQDPQYISLIRIVNDMNTSKKIGVLVVNITVQELKKSYERSINDNKPDLMIETGYETLLDFTRPELSTYTNSSMLDVPLGSSKIVKIKDHNYLISSLVSMDRGWKFTSAQPLGEWESPYRQFNLMLLMIMLFNFISIFLGSVWISRFITTPILHMLRSMKKVEIGEFSLVRYEARTDELNQLKDRYNNMIMTIEQALKREKEEQKLIRKLELDILQQQIKPHFLYNTLESAGYLTLSGNNNEAYQIISELAAFYRQSLSKGSDVVTLREEVEITKSYLSIQNIRYPEIFTSEIEVPEEAEYVRIPKLTLQPLVENALYHGIRPLGECGKIRILARIQGNRLKLVVEDDGVGMNEDKRREMQAEPYGQNESSFGLRGTLMRLKLYYGADMNCSLVSAPGEGTRIELELPLEEGNSHGA; from the coding sequence ATGAGGTTTGCACGTATCCGATCACAAATCGTTTTTTACTACTTGGCTTTATTAGTGGTTTCCATGATTGCAAGCGGTATTATGTACCAACGAATCAATGAGAAATTCACCGAGGAAAAGGTAGGTGAGGTATCGCTTCAAACCTTAAACGCCATGAATTCCGGAATCGAATCACTTCTTGACAGCACGAATAATTATTCCAAGATGATCGTGTCGAACAACACAGTTCAGGAAATTTTGGGCAGTGATCTGGCGGGTAACGACATCGGGATTTTAACTTACAAGCTAGAGGTGGCTCTGTCAGATTTTATGCTCGCAGAGCCCTCTATCTCTTCTGTTTATCTATTCGATAATGCAGGACGTAAGTTTGCGATTGATTTGCAGTCTGCAAAACCGATCAGAACGGATGGGATCGAGTCAGCGGAATGGTACTCCGAGGCGGTCGCCTTGGACGGAAAAGCAATTTGGAGGAAAAATGCCGGAGGTATCTTCAATTTTGAGACGAAGGAACCCCAGCAGGATCCACAATATATTTCTCTGATTCGCATCGTAAACGACATGAACACTTCCAAGAAAATAGGAGTATTAGTCGTGAACATTACCGTTCAGGAGCTGAAAAAAAGCTATGAACGTTCGATCAACGATAATAAACCTGATTTAATGATCGAAACTGGATATGAGACACTCCTTGATTTTACAAGGCCTGAATTATCGACTTATACAAACTCTTCTATGCTTGATGTGCCGCTCGGCAGTAGCAAAATCGTAAAGATCAAAGATCATAATTATCTGATCTCTTCTCTGGTTTCAATGGATCGTGGTTGGAAGTTTACTAGCGCTCAGCCTCTGGGGGAATGGGAAAGCCCCTATCGTCAATTTAATCTAATGCTGTTAATGATTATGTTGTTTAATTTCATTTCTATATTTTTAGGTTCCGTCTGGATTTCTAGATTCATTACAACACCTATTTTACATATGCTGCGATCCATGAAAAAAGTGGAGATTGGAGAGTTCAGTTTGGTTCGGTACGAGGCAAGAACTGATGAACTGAACCAGTTGAAAGATAGGTATAACAATATGATTATGACCATTGAGCAAGCGCTGAAGCGGGAGAAAGAAGAACAGAAATTGATTCGGAAACTCGAATTGGATATTTTGCAGCAGCAAATTAAACCACATTTTTTATATAACACGTTAGAATCAGCTGGCTATTTAACTTTGTCAGGAAATAATAATGAGGCGTACCAGATTATTTCTGAGCTTGCAGCCTTCTATCGTCAGAGTCTTAGTAAGGGCAGTGATGTAGTAACGTTAAGAGAAGAAGTAGAGATCACTAAAAGTTATTTGAGTATACAAAATATTCGCTATCCAGAAATTTTCACCAGTGAAATTGAGGTGCCGGAAGAAGCTGAGTATGTTCGGATACCCAAATTGACGCTTCAGCCGCTTGTAGAAAATGCGCTTTATCATGGTATTCGCCCTTTAGGGGAGTGTGGTAAGATTCGCATCCTTGCCCGAATTCAGGGGAATCGACTGAAGCTAGTCGTGGAAGATGATGGTGTGGGGATGAATGAAGACAAACGTCGGGAAATGCAAGCTGAGCCCTATGGGCAAAATGAGTCCAGTTTTGGGTTGCGCGGTACTTTGATGCGTCTGAAGCTGTACTATGGGGCGGACATGAATTGTAGTTTGGTCAGTGCACCGGGAGAAGGAACTCGGATTGAATTGGAACTACCGCTTGAGGAGGGGAATAGTCATGGAGCTTGA
- a CDS encoding ABC transporter substrate-binding protein, translating into MKKVNKKRMNLTLTVLMAMSMLITACGGNNGNNVNSEANANAGNTGKTTAAEEKLKITMWSQFADPNSKDGGFVGFYKALEATKAKFPNVEIEHVGVGGESYKTKVKAASAANELPDIFYTWGGGFSEPFIAGNRILSIDDLAKDGTLDQIVPGTTDNFVFDSKLYGLPINIATAQMYVNKELFEQAGAKIPETWDELVAAIEALKAKGIQPIALGAKDRWPAMQWNAILAIRMAGVDAVNAALTKTGSFDTPEFTEAAAKYKQLIDADSFGKHFVGTSYDDATNMFLSGKAAMMFMGAWVNGQIEDDNSLVKGKVVPIKFPTIPGGKGNADEWFGGSGETFVLNADLKNKERIWEVYKFFIETMSKEVFLAGSGSSAWKVDVGDTSQMNPLALQIGELSSSATGFSYWWDQMLNGNDTESMFGSLMKFVAGKTTPEDYTKELQSKVNQGQ; encoded by the coding sequence ATGAAAAAAGTCAACAAAAAAAGGATGAACCTAACTCTAACAGTGTTGATGGCTATGTCCATGCTTATCACTGCTTGTGGTGGGAACAACGGGAATAACGTGAATTCCGAGGCTAATGCAAACGCAGGCAATACGGGAAAAACAACTGCGGCGGAAGAGAAGCTCAAGATTACCATGTGGTCTCAATTCGCGGATCCAAATTCTAAAGATGGTGGGTTTGTTGGTTTTTATAAAGCACTTGAGGCAACCAAGGCTAAATTCCCTAATGTAGAAATCGAGCATGTAGGTGTTGGGGGCGAATCTTATAAAACAAAAGTGAAAGCGGCTTCAGCAGCCAATGAACTGCCCGACATTTTTTACACCTGGGGTGGCGGATTCTCTGAGCCATTTATAGCGGGGAACCGGATTCTGTCCATTGATGATCTCGCAAAAGATGGAACGCTGGACCAAATCGTACCAGGTACGACAGACAATTTCGTCTTCGATAGCAAGCTTTACGGTCTGCCGATCAATATAGCTACTGCTCAAATGTACGTTAATAAAGAACTATTTGAGCAAGCAGGAGCAAAAATTCCGGAAACATGGGATGAGCTTGTTGCTGCGATTGAAGCACTAAAAGCAAAAGGTATTCAGCCGATTGCACTTGGGGCTAAAGACAGATGGCCAGCCATGCAATGGAACGCGATTCTAGCCATCCGGATGGCAGGCGTGGATGCTGTAAATGCCGCTTTAACGAAAACAGGATCATTCGACACACCTGAATTCACAGAAGCTGCTGCGAAATACAAACAATTGATTGATGCGGACTCCTTCGGCAAACATTTTGTTGGAACTTCTTATGATGACGCGACAAATATGTTCCTATCAGGCAAAGCAGCTATGATGTTCATGGGTGCTTGGGTCAACGGACAGATTGAAGATGATAACTCTCTGGTCAAAGGTAAAGTGGTACCGATTAAATTCCCAACCATTCCAGGGGGGAAAGGAAATGCTGACGAGTGGTTCGGAGGTTCGGGTGAAACATTCGTGCTCAATGCCGATCTGAAAAACAAGGAAAGAATATGGGAAGTATACAAGTTCTTTATTGAGACCATGTCTAAAGAAGTATTTCTGGCTGGTTCAGGCTCCTCAGCATGGAAAGTTGATGTAGGTGACACTTCTCAAATGAATCCACTGGCTCTGCAAATTGGTGAATTGTCTTCTTCAGCAACAGGTTTCTCCTACTGGTGGGATCAAATGCTGAATGGTAATGACACTGAATCTATGTTCGGCTCGCTGATGAAATTCGTTGCCGGAAAAACAACACCTGAAGACTACACGAAAGAATTACAGAGCAAGGTCAATCAAGGACAATAA
- the shc gene encoding squalene--hopene cyclase, producing MTDILRKVDEEIERLTTFLLQQQKDDGSWHFCFENGIVIDAYMIILFRVLNQQNETLIRQLHERILDAQQREGFWQLYKDEEAGNLSTSVEAYYALLYSGYSKITDEPIQRAKRYILSKDGLGKVTSILTRVILAATGQSKWPLAISSIPLEVLLFPSYFPINYFEFSGYSRVHLTPMLIMADRRFSITTAHAPDLSDLMETRLDADESPTRGYQELQDVIQMGLSRLLGSPHYIHEAAKNKAEQYMLQRIESDGTFYSYASSTILMVFALLALDYDRQHPIITQAIQGLTALQCQSNHKTTIQNSPSTIWDTALISYALQEAQIPVDHKGIKHAAAYLLDKQHHQTADWSIHNPDTVPGGWGFSESNTINPDVDDTTAALRAIRSLSTIHPSYLESWNRGLNWVLSMQNNDGGWPAFEKNTNKEMLTWLAIDGAKSAAIDPSEADLTGRTLEFLGNFAGLNTQHEFIKRGTKWLIQHQEKDGSWYGRWGVCYIYGTWASLTGLQAVRLPINHDTLQKGVKWLLSIQNSDGGWGESCHSDRLLQYVPLGESTPSQTAWALDAIIAVQPEPTAAVEKGIQRLITSIHEEDWKTSYPTGAGLPGNFYSNYHSYRYIWPLLTLSHYRKKYGQG from the coding sequence ATGACGGATATACTAAGAAAAGTAGATGAAGAAATCGAACGTTTGACAACGTTCTTGCTACAACAGCAGAAGGATGACGGCTCATGGCATTTTTGTTTTGAGAACGGGATTGTGATCGATGCTTATATGATCATTCTCTTTAGGGTGTTGAACCAACAGAATGAAACCCTCATTCGGCAGCTACATGAACGCATTCTTGACGCACAACAGCGAGAGGGTTTCTGGCAGTTATATAAGGACGAAGAAGCTGGGAACTTATCCACATCGGTCGAAGCTTATTATGCCCTGCTCTACTCTGGGTACAGTAAGATAACAGACGAGCCAATACAGCGTGCTAAGCGTTATATACTGTCTAAAGATGGATTAGGCAAAGTCACAAGTATCTTAACTAGAGTCATTCTCGCCGCAACGGGTCAAAGCAAGTGGCCTTTAGCAATTTCTTCGATTCCACTGGAGGTGCTTTTGTTTCCGTCTTACTTCCCTATTAACTATTTCGAATTCTCTGGCTACTCTAGGGTACACCTCACTCCTATGCTCATTATGGCCGATCGGCGATTTTCGATCACTACAGCCCATGCTCCTGATCTGTCAGATCTTATGGAGACACGGTTGGATGCAGATGAATCGCCTACCCGTGGATATCAGGAGCTGCAGGATGTTATTCAAATGGGTTTGAGCAGATTACTCGGGAGTCCACACTACATACATGAAGCTGCCAAAAACAAAGCAGAGCAATATATGCTCCAGCGAATCGAATCCGACGGTACCTTTTACAGCTATGCCAGCAGTACAATTCTTATGGTTTTTGCCCTGCTTGCTCTCGATTATGATCGGCAGCATCCAATAATTACACAGGCCATTCAAGGGCTCACCGCGCTGCAATGCCAATCAAATCATAAAACTACAATTCAAAACTCTCCATCTACAATATGGGATACAGCGTTAATCTCCTATGCTTTACAAGAGGCTCAAATTCCGGTTGATCACAAAGGAATAAAACACGCTGCAGCTTATCTTCTGGATAAACAGCATCATCAAACTGCTGATTGGAGCATCCATAATCCGGATACAGTTCCCGGTGGGTGGGGATTCTCTGAGTCCAATACAATCAATCCGGACGTAGATGATACAACGGCAGCCTTGCGAGCCATCCGAAGCTTATCAACAATTCACCCTTCATATCTGGAATCATGGAATCGCGGTCTGAATTGGGTCCTATCGATGCAAAATAACGACGGCGGCTGGCCGGCATTCGAAAAAAACACCAATAAAGAAATGCTCACATGGCTCGCTATCGATGGTGCTAAATCTGCAGCCATTGATCCTTCGGAAGCAGATCTTACCGGACGAACTTTGGAGTTTCTCGGAAACTTCGCTGGTTTAAATACACAACACGAGTTCATTAAACGGGGTACGAAATGGCTGATTCAACATCAGGAGAAGGATGGTTCGTGGTATGGAAGATGGGGTGTTTGTTATATTTATGGCACTTGGGCATCATTAACAGGCCTGCAGGCTGTTAGGCTCCCTATAAATCATGATACTTTGCAAAAAGGAGTGAAGTGGCTTCTAAGCATTCAGAACTCGGACGGCGGTTGGGGGGAGTCTTGTCACAGCGACCGGCTTCTACAATATGTTCCTTTAGGAGAAAGCACACCTTCACAAACCGCCTGGGCACTTGATGCGATTATTGCCGTTCAGCCAGAGCCAACAGCTGCGGTGGAAAAAGGGATTCAAAGACTAATCACGTCTATTCATGAAGAGGATTGGAAAACTTCTTATCCCACTGGCGCTGGACTCCCCGGTAATTTCTATTCCAATTATCATAGTTACCGCTATATCTGGCCACTACTCACATTGAGTCATTACAGAAAAAAATACGGTCAAGGATAA
- a CDS encoding carbohydrate ABC transporter permease, whose translation MHQVFGNKKAIAVFVVPALILYILVGFFPILQSMYYSLLDWDGIQPAKFIGLASYKDLFFTDTYGMDFNHSILNTLYLAVLSVFMQLPIALVLALVLARGVWGEKLYRTLYFIPVLVSSSVIGVMFLKIYQPEYGLLNTILNQLGLSSWTHDWLTESGTALISVMIPIVWQYIGYHMLLMYAAIKGIPEDLYEAAKIDGASSIRTAFSITIPLISPILKVCVIFAVLGSLKFFDLVFIMTNGYPTPETSVPSTLMYSSIFNRNMYGYGSAMAVFMVVECLFFYLVLQKLIRTYDDKEES comes from the coding sequence ATGCATCAAGTATTCGGAAACAAAAAGGCTATCGCCGTATTTGTTGTTCCTGCTTTGATTTTATACATTCTTGTTGGTTTTTTCCCGATCCTTCAGTCCATGTATTACAGTCTGCTGGACTGGGATGGGATTCAACCGGCTAAATTTATCGGTTTAGCTTCTTATAAGGATTTATTTTTTACAGATACGTACGGCATGGATTTTAATCATTCGATACTTAATACGTTGTATCTGGCAGTTCTTTCTGTTTTCATGCAACTTCCGATAGCTCTGGTGCTCGCTCTGGTTCTTGCCAGAGGGGTCTGGGGTGAAAAGCTGTATCGTACTTTGTATTTCATTCCAGTCTTGGTATCCTCCTCTGTCATCGGCGTTATGTTTCTGAAAATCTATCAGCCTGAATATGGCTTGCTGAATACGATACTCAATCAACTAGGCTTGTCCTCCTGGACACATGATTGGTTAACGGAAAGCGGAACAGCACTAATAAGTGTTATGATTCCAATCGTTTGGCAATATATCGGCTACCATATGCTTCTAATGTACGCTGCCATCAAAGGGATACCTGAAGATTTGTACGAGGCTGCAAAAATTGACGGAGCATCAAGTATAAGAACCGCCTTCTCTATTACCATTCCACTTATCTCACCGATCCTGAAGGTATGCGTCATATTTGCTGTTTTGGGATCATTAAAGTTTTTCGATTTAGTCTTCATTATGACCAATGGCTACCCTACACCGGAAACTAGTGTTCCAAGTACATTGATGTATTCATCGATTTTTAATCGCAATATGTATGGGTACGGCAGTGCGATGGCCGTGTTTATGGTTGTGGAATGTCTCTTTTTCTACTTAGTTCTACAAAAACTGATCAGAACCTACGATGATAAGGAGGAGAGCTAA
- a CDS encoding OsmC family protein, whose translation MPNVQTFKATAHLQDGVRVVTNVRQFELVIDEPTSLGGTDTGMNPVEALLASLGACQSIVARVYASKFEVELEDFRVDVEGDLDLDGFFNRSEVRPGYSDIRYTFYIKTPSPAEKVEQFVQFLESKCPVGDTIAAPVNLKLHRIVIEN comes from the coding sequence ATGCCAAATGTTCAAACTTTCAAAGCAACTGCTCATTTGCAAGACGGCGTTAGGGTCGTTACTAATGTAAGACAATTCGAGCTGGTCATCGACGAACCGACAAGTCTAGGGGGTACGGATACAGGAATGAATCCTGTTGAAGCTTTGCTCGCTTCTTTGGGTGCCTGCCAATCCATTGTAGCTCGGGTCTACGCCTCTAAATTTGAGGTGGAGCTTGAAGATTTCAGAGTAGATGTGGAAGGTGACTTGGATCTCGACGGATTCTTCAACCGCTCTGAAGTACGTCCTGGCTATTCCGATATTCGGTATACATTCTACATAAAGACTCCATCCCCTGCTGAGAAGGTCGAACAGTTCGTACAATTTCTGGAGAGTAAATGCCCTGTAGGTGACACCATTGCTGCTCCGGTTAATCTCAAGCTACATCGTATTGTGATTGAAAATTAA
- the spoVB gene encoding stage V sporulation protein B, translating to MRKQSFIRGTFILTVSSFFTKGLGFLNGVLLARFLGAEGVGLLMIAHPLLPLFITLTELGLPVAISKLVSEAEVKQDEARVKRILTVSLSITGTLSIILTLVALFGSKWIASIFLADQRAYYAMVAITPIIPIIAMSAVLKGYFRGKQNMNPLAFSDIIENLAQIIVIIGVVNVLLPYGIAYAAAGAMAASVVGEGFGLLYLFAVFKWANRGKIKTSPPPPSRISLKGDSTLRDLLRIGLPMTGSGFIHSLYHAFLPLLITKSLVLFGVGVEMATKQFGLLAGYALPMLFLPSFFTQSLSTALIPAISEASVSNNSKLMHNRMDMAMRSALIVGFPCTIILYLWAVPLTTMIYHSPEAGELLRLIAPLFFLYYFGAPLQAILLGLGKASTVMWNHILTNIFEVIAIFVLGSNIGIEGVAMGFGLGLLLLTLLNFLSVAGTIGFYFDFRIVFKVGAGGIVMALSGLAAHGILERLDLGQIIELFGALLVSLITYAATLQVTRAWERAPKPPTITPVS from the coding sequence ATGCGTAAACAAAGTTTTATTCGTGGCACGTTCATATTAACCGTGTCGTCATTTTTCACAAAAGGGCTTGGTTTTTTGAACGGAGTCTTGCTGGCACGTTTTTTGGGAGCAGAGGGAGTAGGGCTGCTTATGATTGCTCATCCACTGCTTCCCTTATTTATTACGCTGACAGAGCTGGGGCTTCCTGTTGCGATTTCAAAGCTTGTATCGGAAGCTGAGGTTAAGCAGGATGAAGCGCGAGTAAAGCGTATTCTCACTGTATCCTTAAGCATTACGGGTACGTTGAGTATTATATTAACTTTAGTGGCTCTATTTGGCTCCAAATGGATCGCATCGATTTTTTTGGCCGATCAGCGGGCGTATTATGCTATGGTTGCTATTACGCCGATCATTCCAATTATTGCGATGTCTGCTGTACTGAAAGGTTATTTCCGTGGAAAACAGAACATGAACCCACTTGCCTTTTCCGATATTATTGAGAATCTGGCGCAAATCATTGTTATTATCGGTGTTGTCAACGTTTTGCTGCCCTACGGTATTGCTTATGCAGCTGCTGGCGCAATGGCTGCCTCCGTTGTTGGAGAAGGTTTTGGTTTGCTCTACTTGTTTGCAGTTTTCAAATGGGCTAATCGAGGTAAGATCAAAACCTCTCCACCACCACCGTCAAGAATTTCACTTAAAGGAGATAGTACGTTAAGAGATTTGCTGCGCATCGGCTTACCGATGACAGGCAGCGGTTTTATTCATTCGCTCTATCATGCCTTTCTACCACTGCTGATTACGAAAAGTCTAGTACTGTTTGGTGTAGGTGTTGAGATGGCAACCAAGCAATTCGGACTTCTGGCGGGTTATGCTCTTCCCATGTTGTTTCTCCCCAGCTTCTTCACACAATCGCTGTCGACTGCATTAATTCCGGCGATCAGCGAAGCAAGTGTGAGCAACAATAGCAAGCTTATGCATAATCGGATGGATATGGCTATGCGATCCGCGCTTATAGTAGGTTTCCCATGTACAATCATCCTGTACTTGTGGGCTGTACCCTTAACAACTATGATCTATCATTCGCCAGAAGCGGGCGAGCTGTTAAGGTTAATTGCCCCCTTATTTTTTCTTTATTATTTCGGAGCGCCACTGCAAGCGATTTTACTTGGTTTGGGGAAAGCATCAACCGTTATGTGGAATCATATTCTTACGAATATTTTCGAAGTGATTGCGATCTTTGTTCTAGGTTCTAATATTGGAATCGAAGGGGTGGCCATGGGATTCGGACTGGGACTCTTGCTGCTGACACTGTTGAATTTCTTATCTGTGGCAGGAACGATCGGATTTTATTTTGACTTTCGTATTGTATTTAAGGTGGGAGCAGGAGGAATTGTCATGGCGCTTAGCGGACTGGCGGCTCACGGAATTCTGGAACGATTGGACCTGGGGCAGATCATTGAACTGTTCGGAGCGTTGCTCGTTTCGTTAATCACCTATGCAGCAACATTGCAGGTAACCCGTGCTTGGGAAAGAGCACCGAAACCACCAACGATTACGCCTGTTTCTTGA